A stretch of Nitrospirota bacterium DNA encodes these proteins:
- a CDS encoding diguanylate cyclase — translation MEIPEGNRVEKDRPRVLIVDDDPDCRRVLTIHLTEQGYDISEATEGDQAVRSVDRDGADVVILEILLKDSDGFEVLERLRATEATPSVILLSSSTGVDYRLRGLHAGASDYITKPFDASEVAARVAIVLRQRSEIHKARSEAALDPASGLFTRSSFERLFHQEVAVAKRYRQPVALVLLDADGLVKVNSRFGWIIGNHYIEALGSAIAETCRASDIGARLGGGEFGVLLPETNMAGVAQFLIRLWQTLATARVHIPLGRHSIKVSASMGYAVFGAHAEDAAALWNAAVESLAHAKQIPGVSTERRLSA, via the coding sequence ATGGAGATCCCAGAGGGAAACCGAGTGGAGAAGGACCGTCCAAGAGTCCTCATCGTCGACGACGATCCAGATTGCCGCCGAGTCCTCACCATCCACCTTACGGAACAGGGCTACGATATTTCCGAGGCCACGGAGGGTGACCAAGCCGTGCGTTCCGTCGATCGCGACGGCGCGGACGTGGTTATTCTCGAAATCCTGTTAAAGGATTCGGATGGCTTCGAGGTCCTGGAGCGACTCCGGGCAACCGAAGCAACTCCAAGTGTCATTCTGCTCTCCTCCTCCACCGGCGTCGACTACCGTCTGAGAGGACTCCACGCCGGCGCTTCCGATTACATCACCAAGCCGTTTGACGCGAGCGAAGTGGCCGCACGGGTTGCCATCGTTCTGAGACAGCGTTCCGAGATCCATAAGGCCCGATCAGAGGCGGCCCTCGATCCGGCGAGCGGTCTCTTCACCCGCTCCTCCTTCGAACGGCTGTTCCACCAGGAGGTCGCCGTTGCCAAACGGTACCGGCAACCTGTGGCTCTCGTTCTCTTGGATGCCGATGGACTCGTCAAGGTCAACAGCCGCTTCGGTTGGATCATCGGGAACCACTACATCGAGGCCCTCGGCAGCGCGATCGCCGAAACGTGCCGAGCTTCGGATATCGGAGCCCGGTTGGGCGGTGGCGAGTTCGGAGTCTTACTGCCCGAAACCAACATGGCGGGGGTCGCCCAGTTTCTCATCCGCCTGTGGCAAACCCTGGCCACCGCGCGCGTCCACATTCCTTTGGGGCGCCACTCCATCAAAGTTTCGGCTTCCATGGGATATGCCGTCTTCGGCGCCCACGCCGAGGACGCGGCAGCACTGTGGAACGCCGCCGTTGAATCCCTCGCTCACGCGAAACAAATCCCCGGCGTCTCCACCGAGCGGCGGCTGAGCGCTTAA
- the metH gene encoding methionine synthase: MIIDGAMGTMIQTHKLTEAQYRGARFANHGRDLKGNNDLLSLTQPSIIGGIHRLYLEAGADILETNTFNSNAVSLADYGMEALAHELNVAAAKLARAEADAFTKDDPNRPRFVAGAIGPTNRTASMSPNVNDPGFRAVTFARLVEAYAMQIRGLMEGGVDLLLIETVFDTLNCKAAIFAAHQVFDERGERRPLMVSGTIVDKSGRTLSGQTAEAFWISISHGELCSVGLNCALGAKEMRPHLGDLSRLAGVYLTAYPNAGLPNELGGYDQTPEQMASILAEFAESGLINMVGGCCGTTPAHIRAIAEAVKGKKPRAIPSIPRTLRLSGFEPLVMRSDSNFVNIGERTNITGSPKFSKLILAGSFEEALSVARDQVDSGAQVIDVNMDEAMLDSQAAMVRFLNLVASEPDIARVPIMVDSSKWSVIEAGLQCLQGKGVVNSISLKEGEEAFKARAKTVRRYGAAVVVMAFDEKGQADTLERKIGICRRAYRILTEEIGFPAEDIIFDPNILTVATGIEEHNGYAMAFIEATRWIKANLPHARVSGGISNLSFSFRGNHAVREAMHTAFLYHAVRAGLDMGIVSAGQLGVYEEIPKPLLELVEDVLFNRRPDATERLVTFAESLRKKGKVKAGEAEWRSGSVEERLSHALVKGIVEHIERDTEEALKKYGRPLAVIEGPLMAGMSVVGDLFGSGKMFLPQVVKSARVMKKAVAYLTPFLEKEKAEQGAEARNAGTIVMATVKGDVHDIGKNIVGVVLGCNNYRVVDLGVMAPCEKILQAARAEKADLIGLSGLITPSLDEMVHVAQEMQRDGWKLPLLIGGATTSRVHTAVKIGPAYEAPVIHVLDASRSVTVVGSLLGSDREKFVSKIHGEYEEVRRLYREKETRPLLTLGEARARRLALTWGRNGIPKPAFVGLRAVEPSISELRRYIDWTPFFQTWEMQGRYPAILEDPAAGAEARKLFADAQALMDRIESGRWLRAKGVAGIFHANSVGDDVEVYREGDRKSVSAVFRFLRQQTAKDASQPQFSLADFIAPATSGVQDFLGCFAVTAGIGLDELVRRFEKEHDDYRSIMGKALADRLAEAFAEFLHERVRKELWGYAKEEHLAAESLIREEYHGIRPAPGYPACPDHTEKRTLFEILDATRSTGIELTESFAMMPAASVSGFYFAHPESRYFNVGKVGRDQIEDYARRKGMRVEEIERWLSPNLGYTPAGR; the protein is encoded by the coding sequence ATGATCATCGACGGCGCGATGGGAACGATGATCCAGACGCACAAGCTGACGGAGGCGCAGTACCGGGGGGCGCGATTCGCCAATCACGGCCGGGATCTGAAGGGAAACAACGATCTTCTATCGCTCACGCAGCCGTCCATCATCGGCGGGATTCACCGGCTCTACCTCGAAGCCGGGGCGGACATCCTCGAAACGAATACGTTCAACTCGAATGCCGTTTCGCTCGCGGACTACGGCATGGAGGCTCTTGCGCACGAGCTGAACGTGGCGGCGGCGAAACTCGCAAGGGCGGAGGCCGACGCGTTCACCAAGGACGATCCGAATCGGCCGCGGTTCGTGGCCGGGGCGATCGGCCCGACCAACCGGACGGCCTCGATGTCGCCGAACGTAAACGATCCGGGGTTCAGAGCCGTGACGTTCGCCCGGCTCGTGGAAGCCTATGCAATGCAGATTCGCGGTTTGATGGAGGGGGGGGTCGATCTTCTCTTGATTGAGACGGTGTTCGACACCCTCAACTGCAAGGCGGCGATTTTTGCGGCCCACCAAGTGTTCGACGAGAGAGGGGAGCGCCGGCCGCTGATGGTGTCCGGGACCATCGTCGACAAAAGTGGGCGCACGCTTTCGGGTCAGACCGCCGAGGCCTTCTGGATCTCCATTTCGCATGGCGAACTCTGCTCCGTGGGCCTGAACTGCGCGCTGGGGGCGAAAGAAATGAGGCCACACCTTGGGGATTTGTCGCGATTGGCCGGCGTGTATTTGACCGCGTATCCGAACGCCGGGCTTCCGAACGAGCTGGGAGGGTACGATCAGACGCCGGAGCAGATGGCGTCCATCCTGGCCGAATTCGCCGAGAGCGGGCTGATCAACATGGTGGGCGGCTGCTGTGGAACCACGCCGGCGCACATCCGTGCCATCGCGGAGGCGGTCAAGGGAAAGAAACCGCGCGCGATTCCATCCATCCCGCGGACGCTTCGGCTAAGCGGATTTGAACCGCTCGTTATGCGGTCGGACTCGAACTTCGTGAACATCGGGGAGAGAACAAACATCACGGGATCGCCGAAGTTCTCGAAGCTCATTCTTGCCGGAAGCTTCGAAGAGGCGCTCTCGGTGGCGCGGGACCAGGTCGACAGCGGCGCCCAGGTCATCGACGTGAACATGGATGAAGCGATGCTCGATTCGCAGGCCGCGATGGTGCGCTTCCTCAACCTCGTCGCCTCGGAGCCGGACATCGCGCGTGTCCCCATCATGGTCGATTCATCCAAGTGGTCGGTCATCGAAGCCGGTCTCCAGTGCCTTCAGGGAAAAGGGGTCGTGAATTCGATCAGCCTCAAAGAGGGAGAGGAGGCGTTCAAGGCCCGGGCGAAAACCGTGCGCCGGTACGGGGCGGCCGTGGTGGTCATGGCGTTCGACGAAAAGGGGCAAGCCGACACGCTGGAGCGAAAGATCGGAATCTGCCGCCGGGCCTACCGCATCCTCACGGAGGAGATCGGGTTTCCGGCGGAGGACATCATTTTCGATCCGAATATCCTGACCGTTGCCACGGGCATCGAGGAACACAACGGATACGCCATGGCGTTCATCGAAGCGACACGCTGGATCAAGGCGAATCTCCCTCATGCCCGCGTGAGCGGAGGCATCAGCAACCTTTCGTTTTCCTTCCGCGGAAACCACGCGGTGCGGGAGGCGATGCACACCGCTTTTCTCTACCACGCCGTTCGGGCTGGACTGGACATGGGGATCGTCAGCGCGGGACAGCTTGGGGTGTATGAGGAAATCCCCAAACCGCTCCTGGAGCTTGTGGAGGACGTCCTTTTCAACCGGCGTCCCGATGCGACCGAGCGGCTGGTGACGTTTGCCGAATCGTTGAGGAAGAAAGGGAAGGTCAAAGCAGGGGAGGCGGAGTGGCGATCAGGTTCGGTTGAGGAAAGATTGTCGCATGCGCTCGTGAAGGGCATCGTGGAGCACATCGAGCGCGACACGGAAGAAGCCCTCAAAAAATATGGTCGACCGCTCGCGGTGATCGAAGGTCCTCTCATGGCGGGGATGAGTGTGGTCGGCGATCTGTTCGGCTCCGGCAAGATGTTTCTGCCCCAAGTGGTCAAGAGCGCCCGGGTGATGAAGAAGGCGGTGGCCTACCTGACGCCTTTCCTGGAGAAGGAAAAGGCGGAGCAGGGAGCGGAGGCGCGAAACGCGGGGACGATCGTCATGGCCACGGTCAAGGGCGACGTTCACGACATCGGGAAGAACATCGTGGGCGTGGTGCTGGGGTGCAACAACTATCGGGTGGTGGATCTCGGCGTGATGGCGCCGTGCGAGAAGATTCTTCAGGCGGCGCGCGCGGAGAAAGCGGACCTGATCGGCCTCTCGGGGCTCATCACGCCTTCATTGGATGAGATGGTCCATGTGGCGCAGGAGATGCAGCGTGACGGTTGGAAGCTGCCGCTCCTTATCGGGGGAGCCACGACGTCGCGCGTTCACACAGCCGTCAAGATCGGACCGGCTTACGAGGCGCCCGTGATCCATGTGCTGGATGCGTCCCGAAGCGTGACCGTGGTCGGGAGTCTGCTTGGCTCGGACCGCGAGAAGTTCGTTTCAAAGATTCATGGTGAGTACGAGGAGGTTCGGCGTCTGTATCGGGAGAAAGAGACGCGGCCCCTGCTCACGTTGGGGGAGGCGCGGGCGAGACGCCTTGCGCTCACCTGGGGACGGAATGGAATCCCCAAGCCCGCCTTCGTGGGCCTCCGCGCCGTCGAACCTTCGATTTCGGAACTGCGGCGCTACATCGATTGGACGCCGTTCTTCCAGACCTGGGAGATGCAGGGGCGTTATCCGGCGATCCTGGAGGACCCGGCTGCGGGCGCCGAGGCGCGGAAACTGTTTGCCGACGCGCAGGCGCTTATGGATCGCATCGAATCCGGTCGGTGGCTCAGGGCGAAGGGTGTGGCCGGGATTTTCCACGCGAACAGCGTGGGGGACGACGTGGAAGTGTACCGGGAGGGCGACCGAAAATCTGTGAGCGCGGTGTTCCGCTTCCTCCGGCAGCAGACGGCGAAGGATGCGAGCCAGCCGCAATTCTCGCTCGCGGATTTCATAGCGCCGGCGACATCCGGCGTTCAGGATTTCCTCGGTTGTTTTGCGGTGACGGCGGGGATCGGGCTGGATGAGCTGGTCCGGCGATTTGAGAAGGAGCACGACGACTACCGGAGCATCATGGGCAAGGCGCTGGCAGACCGGCTTGCAGAAGCCTTCGCCGAATTCCTGCACGAGCGGGTGCGAAAAGAATTATGGGGCTACGCGAAGGAGGAACACCTTGCCGCCGAGTCGCTCATCCGTGAGGAGTATCACGGGATTCGTCCGGCTCCGGGGTACCCGGCGTGTCCCGATCACACGGAGAAGCGGACGTTGTTCGAAATCCTCGACGCTACCCGGAGCACCGGCATCGAACTCACGGAGAGCTTTGCGATGATGCCGGCGGCGTCGGTGAGCGGATTCTACTTTGCGCACCCGGAGTCGCGGTATTTCAATGTGGGCAAGGTCGGGCGCGACCAGATCGAAGACTACGCGCGGCGGAAGGGGATGCGGGTCGAGGAGATCGAGCGCTGGCTCTCACCGAATTTGGGGTACACTCCAGCCGGCAGGTAG
- the thiI gene encoding tRNA 4-thiouridine(8) synthase ThiI, whose protein sequence is MQILLLKMGELVLKGDNRPFFEKRLMGNVKEALRPLGDWDFEKGDRRLYVSPLDGRVDHLGGAANRARKVFGLMSAVGSHRTGKAWAEMVPASEQIIDDALKGRPEDRVTFKIEARRVDKTFPMRSLEMNRLLGEHLLKTFERLRVDVHDPAICLKVEVRYKGAVVYVDDPNGAGGLPVGTSGRALALISGGIDSPVAIWYGLKRGLEIDAIHFDTPGFTNPQAVEKVKDLCRILSEWGGPRRLHIINFTPLQQLIWASAPPAMRITLMRRMFVRIAEKVCGEIHGKALVTGESLGQVASQTLDSIGVIQSAVSVPILRPLIGFDKSEIIERARKIGTYETSILPYEDCCALFVAKHPETRPVQVEAERVESALPFADPVERAFAERTVVDVRSGGVLEQAESAA, encoded by the coding sequence ATGCAGATTCTGCTTCTGAAGATGGGCGAACTTGTGCTCAAGGGTGACAACCGGCCCTTTTTCGAGAAAAGGCTGATGGGAAACGTGAAGGAAGCGCTCCGGCCGCTCGGGGATTGGGATTTCGAAAAGGGTGATCGCCGCCTCTACGTCTCACCCCTTGATGGCCGCGTTGACCATCTCGGCGGCGCGGCCAACCGTGCGCGGAAAGTCTTCGGCCTGATGAGCGCCGTGGGATCGCATCGGACGGGCAAAGCGTGGGCGGAGATGGTTCCTGCGTCCGAGCAGATCATCGACGATGCTCTGAAGGGCCGGCCGGAAGATCGGGTGACGTTCAAGATCGAGGCGCGTCGGGTGGACAAGACCTTTCCCATGCGTTCCCTGGAAATGAATCGACTGTTGGGGGAGCATTTGCTGAAGACATTCGAGAGGCTTCGTGTTGATGTCCACGATCCGGCGATCTGTCTGAAGGTGGAAGTGAGGTACAAGGGCGCCGTGGTCTACGTGGACGACCCCAATGGTGCCGGTGGATTGCCGGTCGGAACCAGTGGCCGAGCGCTGGCGTTGATTTCGGGCGGGATCGACAGTCCGGTGGCGATCTGGTACGGCCTCAAGCGGGGTCTTGAAATCGACGCGATCCATTTCGACACGCCGGGGTTCACGAATCCTCAGGCGGTGGAGAAGGTGAAGGATCTTTGCCGAATCCTCTCCGAATGGGGCGGTCCCCGCAGGCTCCACATCATCAATTTCACACCGCTCCAGCAACTCATCTGGGCTTCTGCGCCGCCGGCAATGCGGATCACCCTCATGCGCCGGATGTTCGTCCGGATTGCGGAGAAGGTCTGCGGTGAGATCCACGGGAAAGCACTTGTCACGGGCGAGAGTCTCGGGCAGGTGGCGAGTCAAACACTGGATTCGATCGGCGTCATTCAATCGGCGGTGAGTGTCCCCATCCTCCGACCGCTCATCGGATTCGACAAATCGGAAATCATCGAGCGGGCGAGGAAGATTGGCACATACGAGACGTCCATCCTTCCCTACGAAGACTGCTGCGCGCTGTTCGTGGCCAAACACCCCGAAACGCGGCCCGTTCAGGTTGAGGCGGAGAGGGTGGAATCGGCCCTGCCGTTCGCGGACCCGGTGGAGCGGGCGTTTGCGGAGAGGACGGTCGTCGACGTGAGATCCGGCGGGGTGCTGGAGCAGGCGGAGTCGGCGGCGTGA
- a CDS encoding acyl-CoA thioesterase translates to MLRYHFRLLWVYLVYRFRPNRSAVTRYSAKVRYRDCDINGHMNNAVYLFYLDEARFDHFFRSGLFHRLREVKARPVVGRVDISYRRELRPRQRFTIESFTESIEGKLVYVRHNFYVGATLHASANAGQLILQNGKVIDPSFLTDMIHHPQLTPAALSK, encoded by the coding sequence ATGCTCCGATATCACTTCAGACTCCTCTGGGTTTACCTGGTCTATCGGTTCCGGCCGAACCGGTCGGCGGTCACCCGGTACTCAGCGAAGGTTCGCTATCGGGACTGCGACATCAACGGCCACATGAACAACGCAGTCTACCTTTTCTACCTGGACGAGGCGCGCTTCGACCACTTCTTCCGCTCCGGACTTTTTCACCGGCTTCGCGAAGTGAAAGCGAGGCCCGTCGTGGGCCGCGTCGATATCTCCTACCGCCGCGAACTCCGCCCGCGGCAGCGTTTCACCATCGAGTCCTTCACCGAATCGATCGAAGGAAAACTGGTCTACGTGCGCCACAACTTCTACGTCGGCGCCACCCTCCACGCCTCCGCCAACGCCGGCCAACTCATCCTCCAGAACGGCAAAGTCATCGACCCCTCGTTCCTCACCGACATGATCCATCATCCCCAGTTGACACCCGCCGCCCTCTCTAAATAA
- a CDS encoding type II toxin-antitoxin system VapC family toxin, with amino-acid sequence MADAILDTNILVGLLVRDDRQHPEARRVMSALPQDATLLYLDVVMMEAIGVLQRKTEKKLQGRPKQDLAVAMDRQLNGLETQVPTGTIVRTMAECERRYDDIVTMVRHEGVLNFVDAWIAIWAQTHQVLSIVSLDQDFDQVSWLTRIK; translated from the coding sequence ATGGCGGACGCTATTCTCGATACCAACATCCTGGTCGGGCTTCTCGTCAGGGACGACAGGCAACATCCCGAAGCCAGGCGGGTCATGAGCGCCTTGCCCCAAGATGCCACCCTCCTCTACTTGGACGTGGTGATGATGGAAGCGATAGGAGTTCTCCAGCGCAAGACGGAGAAGAAGCTTCAAGGTCGGCCCAAACAGGACCTGGCCGTGGCGATGGATCGGCAACTCAACGGCCTTGAAACGCAGGTTCCCACGGGTACGATTGTGCGTACGATGGCCGAGTGTGAACGGCGCTACGACGACATTGTTACCATGGTCAGGCATGAAGGCGTCCTCAATTTCGTGGACGCGTGGATCGCGATTTGGGCCCAGACGCACCAAGTGCTTTCAATCGTCAGCCTCGACCAGGATTTCGATCAGGTATCGTGGCTGACCCGGATTAAATAG
- a CDS encoding RNA-binding protein → MGNKLYIGNLPYDVSEDELNSLFSQAGSVSSVKIISDRFTGKSRGFGFVEMGNDEEASKAVTQFNGYTLKQRELKVSEARPETRDRDGRGGGGGGGGRGGFGGGRGGYGGGGGDRGNRR, encoded by the coding sequence ATGGGAAACAAGCTGTACATCGGAAACCTGCCCTATGACGTGAGTGAGGATGAATTGAACAGCCTCTTCAGCCAGGCCGGCAGTGTTTCCTCCGTGAAGATCATCAGTGATCGATTCACAGGCAAGTCCAGGGGCTTCGGATTCGTGGAAATGGGTAACGACGAAGAAGCGTCCAAGGCCGTCACCCAGTTCAACGGCTATACGCTGAAGCAGCGCGAGCTGAAGGTCAGCGAAGCCCGGCCCGAAACCCGTGACCGCGATGGTCGCGGCGGCGGCGGAGGTGGCGGCGGCCGAGGCGGTTTTGGCGGCGGCCGAGGCGGCTACGGCGGCGGGGGCGGAGACAGGGGAAACCGCAGATAA
- a CDS encoding indolepyruvate ferredoxin oxidoreductase subunit alpha, translated as MAIELREFEEKRGLVGGEVLFDKSPEKLLFQEEGRFFGGGAIVVVKALLESGISYFTSFPGSPTSAVTNVVHRVKQRLADRGVVIEESNNEASAAAALRASISSRIRGAVAFKVLGLNFAADIVAHVASAGVTGGAVILVGEDYGCNNTIVAEKTLSYAHQFGLPLLDPGASLQHVSECIKTAFQLSEAAGTPVIVLVRARLGYMTGVVKAERNRFPRSPEIRRELYEKIPLPPYTQRQEFEKFTVRLPGAVEFIRRNQLNPVMGFSNGNGRVGIITHGILTNVVLRAMEDLGIRCPVLSLHALFPLVEDEIWDFLEGKERVLIIEEGMPNLVEKDIRTAAQVKGIRTRLVGKEMVPEIGEIHPEHVRRALTEFFRIEPRPPEEVRSPLPVPERVPTFCTGCPERPIFSAVKIFRRRHPEARFIYSSDLGCYMLGNVAPFNLRAEITGMGSGLANAGALGKLAGARTISFMGDGTFWHSGLTTSVAHSLQNHHDGILVLFYNHFTAMTGHQPNASTPPVVRPSSSPVGRNGR; from the coding sequence ATGGCGATTGAACTGAGGGAATTCGAGGAGAAACGAGGCCTCGTCGGAGGGGAAGTCCTGTTCGACAAATCCCCTGAGAAACTCCTGTTCCAGGAGGAGGGTCGATTCTTCGGGGGGGGGGCGATCGTGGTGGTGAAGGCGCTCCTTGAAAGTGGGATCTCGTATTTCACCAGTTTTCCGGGCTCTCCGACCTCGGCGGTGACCAACGTGGTCCATCGCGTGAAGCAGCGGCTTGCCGATCGGGGAGTCGTGATCGAGGAATCGAACAACGAAGCCTCGGCGGCGGCAGCCCTTCGGGCCTCGATCAGCAGCCGGATTCGCGGAGCGGTAGCTTTCAAGGTTCTCGGCCTCAATTTCGCGGCTGACATCGTCGCCCACGTGGCATCGGCCGGCGTCACGGGCGGGGCCGTCATCCTCGTTGGCGAGGACTACGGGTGCAACAATACCATCGTCGCGGAAAAGACGCTGTCGTACGCCCACCAGTTCGGCCTTCCGCTGCTCGATCCCGGCGCGAGCCTCCAACACGTGTCGGAATGCATCAAGACGGCCTTTCAGCTCTCCGAGGCGGCGGGGACGCCGGTCATTGTGCTGGTGCGCGCGCGACTGGGATACATGACGGGCGTCGTCAAGGCGGAACGCAATCGATTCCCCCGAAGCCCGGAAATCCGCCGCGAACTGTACGAAAAGATCCCGCTACCGCCCTACACCCAGCGGCAGGAGTTCGAAAAATTCACCGTCCGTCTTCCGGGCGCCGTGGAGTTCATCCGCCGGAATCAGCTTAATCCCGTGATGGGATTCTCAAATGGGAACGGCAGGGTCGGCATCATCACGCACGGCATCCTCACCAACGTCGTTCTGCGTGCGATGGAGGATCTCGGAATCCGGTGTCCCGTCCTATCCCTCCATGCGCTGTTCCCCCTCGTGGAGGACGAAATCTGGGACTTTCTCGAGGGGAAAGAAAGGGTCCTGATCATCGAGGAGGGCATGCCGAATCTGGTGGAGAAAGACATTCGCACGGCCGCGCAGGTGAAGGGAATCCGCACGCGGCTCGTGGGCAAGGAGATGGTGCCGGAAATCGGGGAGATCCACCCGGAACATGTGCGACGGGCGTTGACGGAGTTCTTCCGCATCGAGCCGCGCCCCCCCGAGGAGGTACGGTCGCCGCTCCCCGTTCCGGAGCGCGTGCCGACTTTCTGCACGGGATGCCCGGAGCGGCCGATTTTCTCGGCCGTCAAGATTTTCAGGCGCCGCCATCCGGAGGCCCGCTTCATTTACAGTTCGGACCTCGGCTGCTACATGCTGGGGAACGTCGCCCCCTTCAATCTACGGGCAGAAATCACGGGGATGGGGAGTGGCTTGGCAAACGCCGGGGCGCTCGGGAAGCTTGCGGGTGCGCGTACGATTTCCTTCATGGGGGATGGCACGTTTTGGCACAGCGGGTTGACCACCAGCGTGGCCCATTCGCTTCAGAACCATCACGACGGCATCCTGGTCCTGTTTTACAACCATTTCACCGCGATGACGGGGCATCAGCCTAACGCATCCACGCCGCCCGTTGTGCGTCCGTCGTCTTCACCCGTCGGCAGGAACGGCCGTTGA
- a CDS encoding DUF1285 domain-containing protein has product MPALFIHDHADLTLAISPDGRWWVRGEPVKHPGVSRYLYKSLTRNEKGNAVVKAGLFEVPVTIADAAFIVNDIEIPGAGSGTGTVVLNDGSREGLHPETIRFSNDHVPYCKVREGRFEARFSRAAYYRLAGHIHFEADAYRLRLAGREFILSI; this is encoded by the coding sequence ATGCCGGCGCTCTTCATTCACGATCACGCCGATCTGACCCTGGCGATATCGCCGGACGGCCGCTGGTGGGTCCGAGGGGAGCCGGTTAAACATCCCGGTGTTTCCCGCTACCTCTACAAGAGTCTCACTCGAAACGAGAAGGGAAATGCCGTGGTCAAGGCGGGCCTCTTCGAAGTGCCCGTCACCATCGCGGATGCCGCGTTCATCGTGAATGACATCGAAATCCCGGGAGCAGGGTCGGGCACCGGCACCGTGGTGCTCAATGACGGGAGCCGTGAAGGCCTCCATCCCGAAACCATCCGCTTCTCCAACGACCACGTCCCCTACTGCAAGGTGCGCGAAGGCCGGTTTGAGGCTCGATTCAGCCGCGCGGCGTATTACCGCCTCGCCGGGCACATTCACTTTGAGGCCGACGCCTATCGACTGAGGCTGGCCGGCCGCGAATTCATTCTTTCGATCTGA
- a CDS encoding ABC transporter permease, with product MPCIFLALMVGIAVFAGVLSPFSFDSQDLEAILRGPYSKHLMGTDFVGRDLMSRIFYGARVSLVVGTVSAVAATVLGMVYGGISGYSGRRIDELMMRFLDVFYSLPDMLICILLLVFFGRNMFGVFLALTLVNSVTVSRVIRGEVLKLKHEPFVEAARATGVSMLGILTRHILPNTWPTLIVTLTFRIPASIITESYLSFVGIGLAPPNSSWGVLANEGWTALRFYPHLILFPSLFLCLTAYSFNRLGDWMYSVFGRS from the coding sequence ATGCCGTGCATCTTTCTCGCATTGATGGTGGGGATCGCGGTATTCGCCGGGGTGCTTTCGCCGTTCAGTTTTGATTCCCAGGATCTGGAGGCCATTCTCCGGGGCCCGTACTCGAAACATCTCATGGGGACCGATTTCGTCGGTCGTGATCTCATGAGCCGGATTTTCTACGGGGCGCGGGTTTCGCTGGTGGTGGGAACGGTATCGGCTGTGGCGGCCACCGTCCTCGGTATGGTCTATGGTGGAATATCCGGGTACTCAGGGCGCCGAATCGACGAGCTCATGATGCGATTTCTCGATGTGTTCTATTCGCTGCCCGACATGCTCATCTGCATCCTGCTGTTGGTGTTCTTCGGTCGGAATATGTTCGGGGTGTTTCTGGCTCTCACATTGGTCAACAGTGTGACCGTATCCCGCGTCATCCGTGGTGAGGTCCTCAAGCTCAAGCACGAGCCGTTCGTGGAGGCGGCACGGGCGACCGGTGTCTCCATGTTGGGAATTCTGACTCGTCACATTCTCCCGAACACCTGGCCGACCCTGATCGTCACGTTGACGTTTCGAATTCCCGCCTCGATCATCACGGAATCGTACCTGAGCTTTGTCGGCATCGGCCTGGCCCCGCCGAATTCGAGTTGGGGAGTCCTGGCGAACGAGGGGTGGACGGCCCTTCGATTCTATCCCCATCTGATTCTCTTCCCGAGCCTGTTCCTCTGCCTCACGGCCTACTCCTTCAACCGACTGGGCGATTGGATGTATTCCGTTTTCGGACGGTCGTGA